The Armatimonadota bacterium nucleotide sequence TTTCAAAAGTAATTTTGCCCGAAGACAAATTTACCTGACCGATAGTGTAGCGTAAGTTTCCACTCTCATTACCAACCAACGGTACTCTTCCAGTTTCATCCCAAAGGCCAATCAAAATGTCAAACGATCCCTCTTTTCCCTCAGGTATCTCTACTAAATATGGACCATCAATGACGGTCTCCCCTGGTTTCCATGAAGTTGGGCGCACAGGAAGTTTATGGTCATTTTGGAAAGCAATACCCTCTGCCTGTCCTGCCTCGGAGTTACAAAAATGAACAAAGCAATTATAATCTCGTTTTGCTGTAGCTTTTACTTCCCAAGCATATGTGATTTCGAACTTTCGAGGGCCAATCTGCTTTAATTCATGCACAAAAGGTTTTGCTATGCCGACGGTTGGTATCCCGGATTTAAAATAGAGATGTGAGCCAAAATCATATATCGGCATTTCGGCATAAAGAATGTGGTCTAGGATATACGTTGGACGACCGGGAGTTGCTCGGTCACCCTGATGGGTGTAAAGGTTTATGCAATCCCCATAAACCATTTCAAATAAGGGAATTATAATCTCACTCTCATTACTATGCGTCTTATGGCTCATAAGACCTTCGAAATAGTCTGCACATGGAACCGCCCACTCCTGGCCCTCTTCGCTTCCAAATAAGCCAAACATCTCACGAGCATACTCAGAAAGCTTGCGTTTCCAGTACATATCGTCTATCAGCGTCAACGGATGCCTGGGATCCGAACATTCTAACAGTGGCGCGGCAAAAGTCGTATCAATGAAATAAAGGGTTGGCTCAAACAACTTCTTTACGGCTGGGAGATTCTGGTCACGTTTAGCCAACTCAATAGCCTTTTTTGAACATGTTATATATGCTTGACCGCCAGCCCAAACCCCACCTTTTCGCACTGACCCATCGGGATTGCGAAGCAGATAGCTTTCATCCCACGAGGGGGAGTCTCGGTACATGTCCTGATAGTTGTCGTGAAGGCCAAATAGAAACCCCAGATTTCTAACTCTTCTTGCACACTCAGATAGACCTTCATTCCCGCCGCATTCTGGAGCCGCTGGCAATATATCTGGGTGCTGGTTATCATAACCCCTCCGAATCCATCCGGCGAGAACAAACATCGCCCTGTCTATACCGAGGTCATTTTTAAGGTGCTCAGCAATCTGTGCGGCTTCATCAAAAGTATACTGAACATTAACCACTTCCTTATCTGTGTGATTCCATCTGGTTTTTGGCATGACTCTAGAAAGCACAAAGGGCTTAAAGTCTGCAGCACCCAATATTGCCTCAACCTGAGAATTGGCTGTGATTTTTTCTTTCCATGTTCGGAGGAGCCCTCTATCTTTGGCAACCCTTCTATATGCTTTCGCAATCTCGGCATAGCCGCCGTGGCCCAAGACTTCGACTGTAAATGAGTTTGCCGTCTTGCGAAGCGTTAGCGATGCCGATACCATGCCGTGTGCAGGCACTGTTGGTATATCTGGCCAAGTGCGCTCTGCTTCCAAAATTACATAAGGATCATCCCAGTGAACGAGGATTGCCGAGTCGTTCTTGACGACACCGAACATCGCCATGGAATAAGATTTATAGTTGCTGTAAGCCGTGTAGACATTTCTAGAAGGCAGTCCCTCGCCGGCTGGAAACATAATGCCCAGACGATGGGGAATTGCTAAATACCCTTTCTCAACATCAGTTGCCCATAAGCCTCGGTCAAGCAACCTCACACGTTCAACCTTCCAACTTGTCTCTTGAGCGAAATAGCGGAACTCCACGCCTCCTCTTTGCGTCAATCGGAATTCAAAATTTAATACGGGCGGATCACCTTCGAGGTCTGGTATATACTGGAGGCGGATACATTTACTGTCGCTCCCCCCAATTGCAGTCAGCGAATCAATAAGAAAAACAACCGAACTATTACCTTTCTTAAACTCAACTTCACCCAAACAAGCTTTCTCTGGATTCGAATACCAGGTCTCCTTTGTAGCCTTGTCCTTAATAAACCATGCCCCATTCCGCATTGATATTGTGAATGCTAACTTATCATTTTCTATAGTCAATGGATATTCAACGTGGCCCGCAAGCGCATTGCGCCTTCGGAGCATCTCTTCGGTGCTCATAATAGGAGGCTTGTAATTCTTGGCAGAAGCATTCTTTGAAACAATTATCTCGCCGACATACTGATCACAAAACCTTTGCCCATTTGAAGCATACACTCCAGCATGAACATAGTATGTGCCTTCCTTGGCATTTGAAGGAACGTTCAAAATACAGGGGCCATCGGTTATCGCGCGGTCAGGCTTCCATGCGGTTGTGGAAGTTGACGGAAAATGATCAGACTGCGATATGATTGCGTCACAAGACTTTTGCGATTCCAAGTGCAAAAAGACCTGGTAATTTGCACTAGCTGATGCGGTACCCGTGTTTTGGAACTTGAGTGTAACAGATACCTGCCCGCCAGGCTGCACCTCCTTTGGAATTATGTTGGCTTCGATGCACGTGGGCTTGAATGCTGAGTCCATTTTTGCCTCCTGGGCATATGCAGTTGTTGTGAATATTAGTATTAATAATAGCGCTGTTCGCATTGGCAAACCTCCAATTGTAGATTATACATTAACAGACGGTATCCTTTCATGCGATGCTCCCAGCATGCTATACTTAAGTAGTCAGGAGGCGAAAAAGTGGCAGATTTTTTGAGGGCAAAAGGCCTGTTTATCTACCCAAAGTCAATCAGACGTCTCGGCAACGGCGCTGAAATCTTCGTAGCACGCCAGGAGAATGAAAAATTTGTTGGCATCACAAAAGGAAATGATTTTCAGATACTTCCACTTTTATGGGAAAATTACAAGAAATTGAAAGCAATGTTGCCACTCTCCCCAACACCGTGTGAAAAGAAAACATCCTTCGGAACAGGCGACCGACTCGGCATGGTTTCAGCTGCCCACTTGAGCGTACTTTCTAAATATGATGTTTTCCCCGTTATTGCTCAGCAATCACCAAGGGAACTTGCCAAAACTAGCCGCAACTTTAAGGATGTTTTACTCAAAGCAGTCCTTGGCGTGCTGGAATCAGGCTACACAGGCAAATGGGGAGCGGATGCAGACCATATAAAAGACGAACAACAGCTTTTGGAAGCAATAGATGCAGGTTACAGCATGTATACACTGGATATCAGCGATTGGCTGGATTATCCACCCAGACGAACACCCGCCGAACTTTCACCTTTGAGTCGAAAGATTGTTGCAAACTCCTTTAATTTACCGCCCATCTGCACGGCATACAAGATTGATAATGAACGCCTTATAGATTCTGCTTTAATTTATGAGCATGCCCTCAACCTTGTAAAACACTTTCATGAAATTATCAAGGAAAACATTGCAAACTTCGACCTTGAAATTTCAATTGATGAATGCCCAAGAGACACTACTCCAGAAGACCATTATTTCGTGGCTGAATTTTTACATCTAAGCGGCGTTGAATTCACTAGTCTTGCACCCAAATTTCCAGGGCGTTTTCAGAAAGGTGTGGATTTCGAGGGGGACATGGCGGAACTCGCTACCTCACTACGCATGCACGCAACCCTCTGCCGCTCCCTCGGCGGGTACCGCCTAAGCCTGCACTCTGGAAGCGATAAGTTTAGTATTTACCCACTCCTCAGCGAAATCATAGACGGGGCTTTCCACATAAAGACATCTGGAACCAGCTGGCTGCAAGCGGTGAAGGTAATCTCTGAGGTAAACTTGCCGCTATTCCGAGAGCTTTATATGTTGTGTTTAGAAAACCTAGAGGAAAGCAAGAAAGCATACCAAATTTCTGTTGAGCTAAAGTATTTTCCCAAAGAATTACCCAATGATATCCGAGCATTTTTGCAACAGCTAGACGTCCGTCAGCTTTTTCATATCTCATATGGAGCATTATTAGACCAAAAGCGAGAAGAAATATACAAAACGCTTTCTATGCATGAAGAAAAACACTACTCGGAAGTAGCTGAACATATAGAAAGACATCTGAAGACGCTGAAAATAAGGGCTTCAGAGTCCTGACGCTCACTCCCGGGATTACTTCTCGGCTTCTTCTCGCGCAGCCTTTGCTCGGGCTATGTTCTCAAACCAAAAATTCGTGAACTGCTCGAGGGTTGGCGGAACATAGCAAGTATTAATGTAATCCTCTGGCGCAACCCCCTCTGGGTCAAATGCCTTAACCCAATCAGGCCAGATTCTCGCAAGCACGTGTGACCGCTTCTCCCAAATCGAACCTGCAGCTGGCGTTCCGTCTGGATTCATTCCTTCGTAAAGCGTCTTCCAAGAGGTTATTTCTAAGCCTCCTGACTTCTGAATATCAAGCCACATCCGCTGGATATTACCAAAATCAGTCGAGAACGGAACATCTAAGAGATCGGTGTTTTGGTGAAATTTCCGCTTCGAGGCGGTCAATAATCGCGTGCGCTTCAAGCCGCATTTGTTCTCCAAGTGGATGACTGCCCGCTTTGTCGCAAGCGTCCCTGCATGATCAATTGCATCCTCTTCAGCTTCGGGATCAAACTCAATGCCAGCTTTGGCAAGCTCGGCTTTAAACTCTTCTGTGTTCAGCGGAGCGTCGGTCAAGGCTTTAACAGCTGCAGGTTTTATCTCCGTCTTAAACTTCGAATCATCCGGAAGAGCGGCGAGCAGCTTCTCAACTCGATAACATCTAATAGCATCGTTGAATCGGCCAATCATACTTGTGACAACCGACCCACCTTGCCCATCATCAACTTTCTCGCCAGTTCTCCGCTCATATTCTGCTAGTCCCTCTTCCACTGCCAAGCTGGAGGCAACCATCTGTGATACGTCATAAGATAGGGTCATATTGGTAAACATTCGCTCTTTGACAGCATCTGGATACTCCGGGTGGAATCCCGCGTTAAAAGCGCGAACGATGTTTAGCGCCACTTGTGATGTACAAGATATCTTGAAATGGTTGTTAGGCTTGCCTATTCTTGGCGCAGCAATGCTTTCATATGGTTCTCCTGCACCTGCCAAAAGGATATCATCGAATACTTTCATCCGCTCTCCAAGCCTGGCGTATATCTCGCCACCGGCGTAAGCAAGCTTTTTCTCCTCACAATGCCAATCAGGCCTAAGCTGAAATGCAACACGGCCTAGGTTTTTCAATAGGAAGATTGACCTAAGCCCAAGCATTGCATCAACAACAACCCACTCGGTGAAAGCAGTTGCGCCCCAGTCATCAGCCTCTCCTTTCGCAATTTGCTCGCGGGCTATGATTTTCCGAACTTCCCGCCACTTATTTGGAGAGCGCGTTATAAACTTTGTCGCTTCCTCACCCCATATGTTCCCTTTGCCGTCGAGATCATCTTCGCCCATTACAGCAATCGCCGGGTTAGTTGTTCCACCAAGGCTTCCGATTTTTCGGCATCGTGCGGCATGCAGCCCATAATCGTTGAAGAACTGAGTCTTTGTTTCGCCGTTTTCCCATGCTAGGAAAAGTTTGACATAATAGGTCGAAGGTTGGTACAGCTCTTTAAAGCATTTGAGAAACTCTCCTGTCGAAGAATACGGATCTATGCCCGTTCGCTTTTCCCAATCCTTCGCCCACGCTATGAATAGGTTGTCCCCTTTATTGACAGCCAAGTCCTCGGTTTTGAAGTAATCAAGCACTGCTCTTGCTGCGTTGCTATCTGCCTGCTCCCAATCCTCAAGCAGTCTTGCCGACGCACTGTAACAAGTTGCAACAGTAGACTCAGGGAGTATTTCTGTGCCATGCAGGTTGGTGTTCTGCAAATTGTGGTGCAGCTCAACAATTGAATTAAGGGAATCAGCAACTCCAAGAAGAAATGCAATTGAGTTTGCCCGAGTTTCAAGATTTCCACAAGGAAATGCTTCATCCAAAGCCAGCGCAATGGAGGCAAGTCGAGATGGGAAGTCACATGGTTTCGTGAAGAAAAGGAGTTTTTGGCGAGCGACTTCCACTGCCCAACCTGGCATCATTGGCTTAACCCGTGGGTCTCGCTCGAGAATCAGGTCGACTATCACCTGCGATGCTTCATCAAGTGAGCCGCCTCCACAACACGAACAACAAGTTCCACCTTTCTTACCTACCAACCCTGAGTCTTGAATGGACATAAAGAGTTCCTCCTAAAGCAGTCTTGGTTCGTTTGAAAAATGGACAAATTTGAGCGGCAGCACCTTCACCATATGGTTTCTAGGTCTGCCGCCCTTAAAAGTATACTCAGCAATGGTTTAAAGTGTCAACTTCGAGAAATATTTAATCACAGAAACCATTATTTCACCTAAAAAGCTTCAAATTTTTCCCTTCCCCCAAACAAAAGGTTATGAAAGCATCTCTGGCGAAATGGTCGTAAGGTACACAAACTGCACCAAGCAATTTTAAGGAGGAATTTGAATGAAGGCAGTTGTGCTAAAAGAGAAGGAACGCCTTGTGGTTGAGGACGTTCCTAAACCAAAGCCTGGCAGAGATGAGGTATTGGTGCGGGTAACCGACTGTGGAATATGCGGAAGCGATATCCGCTACTTTCACGGCGAGAATCCATGGTCACAGCACACTCTTGGCGAAACTAGGGCCAATCCGCCAAACATAATCCCTGGCCACGAGGTCTCTGGCGTAGTCGAAGAGGTTGGAGAAAATGCCGATAGGTCCCTAATTGGCAAAAACGTTGCTGTTTTGTGCTTTAAGGCATGCGAAACTTGCTGGTGGTGTCGCAGAGGGGAGCGTGAGCTTTGTCCCAACACGAAGCATCTCGGTCATGGCGCTGGGTGGGGCGATATGAACTACTACTACGGTGGTATGGCGGAATATGTTCCTGTCTGGGCTACCCATGTATTCCCCCTACCAAACCACATCTCCAACAGTGAGGCAACCTTATTAGACGCCCTTGGGGTTGCCGTTCATGCAGTTGAACTTGCAAAACCAATTGCCGCAGAAACTTGTCTCGTAATGGGCACAGGAGTAATCGGCCTTCTGGCAATTCAGGTGCTAAGGGCTTATGGCGCGACAGAAATCATATGCGCCGATATTGACGCTCGGCATCTCGAACTTGGCAAAATGCTTGGTGCCGATGAAGCCATTAATGTGCGAACTCAACGCTTACATGATGTAATCATGCACACCACCGAAGGGATTGGAGTGCGCATAATTATAGATACAGTAGGGCGTCCACTGGATGAGATGCTTCCAATCCTTGCACGTGGTGGGCGAATGATAGAACTAGCTGTTCATGACCGAAATGAGAATTTCAACCGTTTATTCACCGCGGGCCAAAGGATGATTATGACTTCTGCAAACTTCAAATATGAAGAGTGGCCGATTGCCCTTGAGCTTCTCTATAGTGGACGCATTCAAACAAAACCGCTCATTACGCATCGTTTTCCAATAGAGCAGGCAGACGAGGCATTCAAAATTGCCGACAAAAAAGAAGAATCTGGGGCAATAAAGGTAATTATTAATCCATAACCTAAATTGCCTCTAAGTGAACAGTTTCATTGGTCACTGTTTTTGACGTGCTGGTATCGAAAAATGCTCAGTTTTAGCCTT carries:
- a CDS encoding DUF5696 domain-containing protein, producing MDSAFKPTCIEANIIPKEVQPGGQVSVTLKFQNTGTASASANYQVFLHLESQKSCDAIISQSDHFPSTSTTAWKPDRAITDGPCILNVPSNAKEGTYYVHAGVYASNGQRFCDQYVGEIIVSKNASAKNYKPPIMSTEEMLRRRNALAGHVEYPLTIENDKLAFTISMRNGAWFIKDKATKETWYSNPEKACLGEVEFKKGNSSVVFLIDSLTAIGGSDSKCIRLQYIPDLEGDPPVLNFEFRLTQRGGVEFRYFAQETSWKVERVRLLDRGLWATDVEKGYLAIPHRLGIMFPAGEGLPSRNVYTAYSNYKSYSMAMFGVVKNDSAILVHWDDPYVILEAERTWPDIPTVPAHGMVSASLTLRKTANSFTVEVLGHGGYAEIAKAYRRVAKDRGLLRTWKEKITANSQVEAILGAADFKPFVLSRVMPKTRWNHTDKEVVNVQYTFDEAAQIAEHLKNDLGIDRAMFVLAGWIRRGYDNQHPDILPAAPECGGNEGLSECARRVRNLGFLFGLHDNYQDMYRDSPSWDESYLLRNPDGSVRKGGVWAGGQAYITCSKKAIELAKRDQNLPAVKKLFEPTLYFIDTTFAAPLLECSDPRHPLTLIDDMYWKRKLSEYAREMFGLFGSEEGQEWAVPCADYFEGLMSHKTHSNESEIIIPLFEMVYGDCINLYTHQGDRATPGRPTYILDHILYAEMPIYDFGSHLYFKSGIPTVGIAKPFVHELKQIGPRKFEITYAWEVKATAKRDYNCFVHFCNSEAGQAEGIAFQNDHKLPVRPTSWKPGETVIDGPYLVEIPEGKEGSFDILIGLWDETGRVPLVGNESGNLRYTIGQVNLSSGKITFERSPKARINTHCFSQQSGWAAHLNAVDRFIKNTYEVLSPLNRITAHMPMTKHEFLTPDRKVEKSQFGNVTITVNYGSEPFRTGNTVLPQYGFLVESPTFVAFHAEEYGGVKFSAPTMITAASLDGKPIARSSKIRLYRAFGDEKVRIAGRDFEVETEAIY
- a CDS encoding tagaturonate epimerase family protein — encoded protein: MADFLRAKGLFIYPKSIRRLGNGAEIFVARQENEKFVGITKGNDFQILPLLWENYKKLKAMLPLSPTPCEKKTSFGTGDRLGMVSAAHLSVLSKYDVFPVIAQQSPRELAKTSRNFKDVLLKAVLGVLESGYTGKWGADADHIKDEQQLLEAIDAGYSMYTLDISDWLDYPPRRTPAELSPLSRKIVANSFNLPPICTAYKIDNERLIDSALIYEHALNLVKHFHEIIKENIANFDLEISIDECPRDTTPEDHYFVAEFLHLSGVEFTSLAPKFPGRFQKGVDFEGDMAELATSLRMHATLCRSLGGYRLSLHSGSDKFSIYPLLSEIIDGAFHIKTSGTSWLQAVKVISEVNLPLFRELYMLCLENLEESKKAYQISVELKYFPKELPNDIRAFLQQLDVRQLFHISYGALLDQKREEIYKTLSMHEEKHYSEVAEHIERHLKTLKIRASES
- a CDS encoding alcohol dehydrogenase catalytic domain-containing protein produces the protein MKAVVLKEKERLVVEDVPKPKPGRDEVLVRVTDCGICGSDIRYFHGENPWSQHTLGETRANPPNIIPGHEVSGVVEEVGENADRSLIGKNVAVLCFKACETCWWCRRGERELCPNTKHLGHGAGWGDMNYYYGGMAEYVPVWATHVFPLPNHISNSEATLLDALGVAVHAVELAKPIAAETCLVMGTGVIGLLAIQVLRAYGATEIICADIDARHLELGKMLGADEAINVRTQRLHDVIMHTTEGIGVRIIIDTVGRPLDEMLPILARGGRMIELAVHDRNENFNRLFTAGQRMIMTSANFKYEEWPIALELLYSGRIQTKPLITHRFPIEQADEAFKIADKKEESGAIKVIINP